The following coding sequences are from one Chloroflexota bacterium window:
- a CDS encoding ABC transporter permease produces the protein MLPFIIRRVFISLVLVVLVVTMVFFLIRLIPGDPAQVVVGENASQEQVQLVRQRMGLEDALSDQYIRWISKFARLDLGVSLIDGRPIVNDIAKRLPRTLELAIIAALGALLVGLPAGVYAASHRNRLGDAIASAGALLGLSVPNFVTGTLAILVFGVLWKILPSGGYTDFAQDPGKHIASLVMPASVLIIGLSASIIRMTRASMLDVLGRDFVRTAHAKGLPNRVVLSRHVVRNGLLPVIAAFGIQLGNLIGGTVITEAVFNWPGISSLLIGSIGLRDYTAVQAVIAVIALIFLMVNLVTEILYGYLDPRIRYS, from the coding sequence ATGCTTCCATTCATCATTCGACGCGTTTTCATTTCGCTCGTGCTCGTCGTGCTCGTGGTGACGATGGTCTTTTTCCTCATTCGTCTCATCCCCGGCGACCCAGCCCAGGTCGTCGTTGGCGAGAACGCCAGCCAGGAACAAGTGCAACTCGTTCGCCAACGGATGGGCTTGGAAGACGCACTTTCAGATCAGTACATCCGATGGATTTCCAAATTCGCGCGTTTGGATTTGGGAGTTTCGCTGATTGACGGACGTCCCATCGTGAACGACATTGCCAAACGCTTGCCGCGCACACTCGAACTCGCGATCATTGCCGCACTCGGCGCGCTGTTGGTCGGATTGCCGGCGGGCGTGTATGCCGCGTCACATCGCAATCGCTTGGGCGATGCCATTGCATCCGCCGGCGCGTTGCTGGGTCTTTCCGTACCGAATTTTGTCACCGGCACGCTGGCGATCCTCGTCTTCGGCGTGCTGTGGAAAATTTTACCGAGCGGGGGCTATACCGATTTCGCGCAAGACCCGGGCAAGCACATCGCGAGCTTGGTGATGCCGGCGAGCGTGCTGATCATCGGTCTCTCCGCGAGTATCATTCGGATGACGCGCGCGTCGATGCTTGACGTGCTGGGTCGTGATTTCGTTCGCACCGCGCACGCGAAAGGATTGCCGAATCGGGTCGTGCTTTCGCGCCACGTCGTTCGCAACGGACTGCTCCCGGTGATCGCCGCATTCGGCATCCAACTTGGCAACCTCATCGGCGGCACGGTCATCACCGAAGCGGTGTTCAATTGGCCCGGCATCAGTTCGCTCCTCATCGGTTCGATTGGCTTGCGCGACTATACGGCGGTGCAAGCCGTCATCGCCGTCATCGCGCTCATTTTCCTGATGGTCAATCTCGTCACGGAGATTTTGTATGGCTATCTTGACCCGCGCATCCGTTACAGTTGA
- a CDS encoding OsmC family protein, producing MGDVRHVQVRWIEGKEFETTTGSGHRVRTDARIQAGGNNHGPSPMELLLASLGSCTGISVVDILCKMRQAISGVEIRVEGVIGGDTYPKMYTDLEVVYIVRGKDVSPKAVEDAIHLSKTKYCGISAMLGKSANVKTRFEIIPE from the coding sequence ATGGGAGACGTGAGGCATGTACAGGTGCGCTGGATCGAAGGAAAAGAATTTGAGACGACCACCGGATCGGGGCATCGCGTGCGGACGGATGCGCGCATCCAAGCCGGTGGAAATAATCACGGTCCTAGTCCGATGGAACTTTTGCTCGCCAGTTTGGGAAGCTGCACCGGCATCAGCGTGGTGGATATCCTCTGCAAAATGCGGCAAGCTATCAGCGGAGTTGAGATCCGGGTTGAAGGAGTTATCGGCGGCGATACCTACCCCAAGATGTACACCGATCTGGAAGTGGTCTATATCGTGCGCGGCAAGGATGTTTCGCCCAAAGCCGTCGAGGACGCCATTCATCTTTCAAAGACGAAATACTGCGGCATCAGCGCGATGCTGGGTAAATCTGCGAACGTGAAAACGCGCTTTGAGATTATTCCAGAGTGA
- a CDS encoding peptide ABC transporter substrate-binding protein — translation MTKPNQFAFGISLLILLVFLAACAAPTAEPPKPTALPAATQAPVATTAPVATPVPTTAAPAATSPAATTKGSCGTLRLLWWQASTILNPHLASGSKDWDAIRLVNEPLAGLDVNGKPDVQYGLAAEVPTLENGGIATDGLSITWKLKKNVKWSDGTPFTADDVIFTWQYVTNKDTAASTSTKMSEIKTVEKVDDSTVKVTWNRPNPTPYVAFTGGYGMIIQKKAFENYTGAKAKDAPANLKPIGTGPYIVREFKPNDVVVYDLNPNYRDATKPCFKEVILKGGGDATSAARAVLQTGDADYAWNLQVEADVLQSLMKGGKGKVLGSMSGTLERIAINFSNPDSALGDKRSEPDLPHPFLTDLKVRQALALAVDRQTIGKELYGDGLLGVATCNVVNVPEAHVSTSKHDVCEFNLDKANKLLDDAGWAKGSDGIRQKVVDGKPIKMKLLFQTADNPVRQKTMQIVKQGWEKLGIQVELKGIQSGVFFSNDLANPDTWTKFFADVQLYSQGMSAPDDPIFVANWTCAQIKTKAANWTGRNLSRWCNADYDKLVDQLGNTVDPAKRATIYKQLNDMLVDNVMMIPLVARQFPVIAISNNLKGVVPDPWDSNDLAHLPDWTNK, via the coding sequence ATGACAAAGCCCAATCAATTCGCATTCGGAATCAGTCTGCTCATTCTGCTGGTCTTCTTAGCCGCGTGCGCCGCGCCGACGGCTGAGCCACCCAAGCCCACCGCTCTGCCGGCGGCTACTCAAGCACCCGTTGCAACCACCGCACCTGTCGCGACGCCTGTACCGACAACCGCCGCACCTGCCGCGACTTCGCCCGCAGCAACAACCAAGGGGTCCTGCGGAACATTGCGATTACTTTGGTGGCAGGCATCGACGATCCTCAATCCACATCTCGCATCCGGCTCGAAAGACTGGGATGCCATTCGGCTCGTGAATGAACCGTTAGCCGGACTTGACGTGAACGGAAAGCCAGACGTGCAATACGGTCTCGCGGCTGAAGTGCCCACCTTGGAAAATGGGGGCATTGCCACAGATGGATTGAGCATCACCTGGAAATTGAAGAAAAACGTAAAGTGGTCTGACGGAACACCTTTCACCGCCGATGATGTGATCTTTACATGGCAATACGTGACGAACAAGGACACAGCGGCGAGCACCTCGACCAAAATGAGTGAGATCAAGACCGTCGAGAAGGTGGACGACTCCACGGTCAAGGTCACATGGAACCGACCCAATCCCACGCCGTACGTCGCTTTCACCGGCGGGTACGGGATGATCATTCAGAAAAAAGCATTCGAGAATTACACCGGCGCCAAGGCGAAGGATGCGCCGGCAAATTTGAAACCGATCGGCACGGGACCGTACATCGTCCGCGAGTTTAAGCCGAACGACGTGGTCGTCTATGATCTCAATCCGAATTATCGCGATGCCACCAAGCCGTGTTTCAAAGAAGTCATTCTGAAAGGCGGCGGCGACGCCACGAGCGCCGCGCGTGCTGTGTTGCAAACCGGCGATGCAGACTATGCCTGGAATCTGCAAGTCGAAGCCGACGTGCTCCAGAGTTTGATGAAGGGCGGCAAGGGCAAAGTCCTCGGTTCAATGAGCGGGACGCTGGAGCGCATCGCGATTAACTTTTCCAATCCCGATTCGGCGCTCGGCGACAAGCGCAGTGAGCCGGATCTGCCGCATCCTTTCTTGACCGATTTGAAAGTGCGCCAGGCATTGGCATTGGCGGTGGATCGGCAAACCATCGGCAAAGAATTGTACGGCGATGGACTGTTGGGTGTCGCGACTTGCAATGTGGTCAATGTTCCCGAGGCGCACGTATCAACCAGCAAGCATGATGTTTGCGAGTTCAATCTTGACAAGGCGAACAAGTTGTTGGATGATGCCGGTTGGGCGAAGGGTTCCGATGGCATCCGCCAAAAAGTGGTTGATGGCAAACCGATCAAGATGAAACTCCTTTTCCAAACCGCCGACAACCCAGTGCGCCAAAAGACGATGCAGATCGTCAAACAAGGTTGGGAGAAACTGGGAATCCAGGTCGAACTAAAGGGAATCCAATCCGGAGTTTTCTTCTCCAACGATCTCGCGAATCCGGATACCTGGACCAAGTTCTTTGCGGACGTCCAACTCTACAGCCAAGGCATGAGCGCGCCGGACGATCCGATCTTTGTCGCCAATTGGACGTGTGCCCAGATCAAAACCAAAGCCGCCAACTGGACAGGCAGGAATTTGTCGCGTTGGTGCAACGCCGACTATGACAAATTGGTTGACCAGTTGGGAAATACGGTTGACCCTGCCAAGCGTGCGACAATTTACAAGCAACTCAATGATATGCTCGTGGATAATGTGATGATGATTCCCCTGGTCGCGCGACAATTCCCGGTCATCGCCATCAGCAACAACCTGAAAGGTGTGGTTCCGGATCCTTGGGATTCAAACGATCTAGCGCACCTACCGGACTGGACGAACAAGTAG
- a CDS encoding ABC transporter permease, whose product MNRYLARRLLLFVPTLLVTSLVVFLIISFAPGDPLSQFAANPAVPPEVSANLRRVLGLDQPWPIRYVKWLTNLIMNGDLGYSFNSRMPVSALILQRLGTTLAVLGTAYLLSVVLAIPIGIISAIKQYSLFDHVATTFAFIGFSVPTFFTALLLILVFGVQLHWFPWIYDSTLQVTDSKVFVELIRQSVLPVTVLTLFQTGTLTRYVRATVLENLTQDYVRTARGKGLRELLVIWRHVFRNSLIPIVTLLALGVPAIFTGAIVTEQIFRVPGIGSLLVASIETSDTPVIMAIICTYAVLVVIFNLIADVIYTFLDPRIRYD is encoded by the coding sequence GTGAATCGCTACTTGGCGCGGCGCTTGCTCCTGTTTGTGCCCACGCTCCTGGTCACGAGTCTCGTCGTTTTCCTCATCATCTCTTTCGCGCCCGGCGATCCGCTCTCTCAGTTTGCGGCGAACCCGGCGGTTCCTCCCGAAGTGTCCGCCAACTTGCGTCGTGTCCTGGGACTGGACCAGCCGTGGCCCATCCGCTATGTCAAATGGTTGACGAATCTCATCATGAATGGCGACCTGGGGTACTCGTTCAATAGCCGAATGCCAGTGAGCGCCTTGATCTTGCAGCGCCTTGGCACAACGCTCGCCGTCCTGGGCACTGCCTATTTGCTCAGTGTTGTTCTAGCCATTCCCATCGGAATCATTTCGGCGATCAAGCAGTATTCACTTTTCGATCACGTGGCGACGACGTTTGCGTTCATCGGCTTTTCGGTTCCAACTTTCTTCACAGCCCTGTTGCTGATTTTGGTTTTTGGCGTGCAACTGCATTGGTTTCCTTGGATTTATGATTCGACGCTGCAAGTGACCGATTCAAAAGTTTTTGTGGAACTGATCCGTCAGTCCGTCCTCCCGGTGACGGTGTTGACCTTGTTCCAGACCGGCACGCTCACGCGGTATGTCCGTGCGACCGTGCTGGAAAATCTGACCCAGGATTATGTGCGGACGGCGCGCGGTAAAGGGCTGCGCGAACTCTTAGTGATTTGGCGGCATGTCTTTCGAAATTCTCTGATCCCAATTGTCACTCTGCTCGCACTCGGTGTGCCGGCGATTTTCACGGGCGCGATTGTGACCGAGCAAATTTTTCGCGTCCCTGGGATTGGCTCTCTCCTCGTCGCGTCCATCGAGACGAGCGACACGCCGGTGATCATGGCAATCATCTGCACTTATGCAGTGCTGGTCGTCATCTTTAACCTCATCGCCGATGTGATCTACACGTTCCTCGATCCCAGGATCAGATATGATTAG
- a CDS encoding ABC transporter permease → MVSTNQPNSTPVNTSAASGSQRAPRSFWSDAWRQFRRQRTAIFGLLVLGVLIVGTALGPFIYAQEPSKIDFSLKRKPPSLEHPFGTNDLGQDQLARALLGGRISIAVGLAAVSVSISLGILIGAIAGYFGGHVDNWLMRFTDLFLSLPFMPVLLMTIYLFRDALRGPFGPQLGIFILIVVLIGGFHWMPAARIVRASFLSLKETEFVEAARCIGVQTHQIILRHILPNVLSPVIVAATLGVGSAIIAESTLSFLGLGFPPDFPTWGRMLFDAQNYLELSPHMAFFPGLLISLTVLSINYVGDGLRDALDPRRKT, encoded by the coding sequence ATGGTATCCACCAATCAACCCAACTCCACGCCGGTCAATACTTCGGCAGCATCGGGGAGCCAACGCGCGCCGCGTTCATTTTGGAGCGATGCGTGGCGGCAGTTCCGGCGACAGCGCACCGCGATCTTTGGATTACTCGTCCTCGGCGTGTTGATCGTCGGAACTGCTTTGGGTCCATTCATTTACGCGCAAGAACCGAGCAAGATTGATTTTAGTCTCAAGCGCAAACCGCCATCGCTGGAGCATCCGTTCGGCACGAACGACTTGGGGCAAGATCAACTGGCGCGCGCATTGTTAGGCGGACGCATTTCCATCGCGGTCGGATTGGCAGCTGTGAGCGTTTCCATTTCGCTCGGCATCTTGATCGGCGCAATCGCCGGTTATTTTGGTGGACACGTGGATAATTGGCTGATGCGGTTCACGGACTTGTTTCTGTCGCTTCCATTTATGCCGGTGCTCTTGATGACGATCTACTTGTTTCGTGATGCGCTGCGCGGACCCTTTGGTCCACAACTGGGCATTTTCATCCTGATCGTCGTGTTGATCGGCGGTTTTCACTGGATGCCGGCGGCGCGCATTGTGCGTGCCTCCTTCCTCTCTTTGAAAGAGACCGAGTTTGTCGAAGCCGCACGCTGCATCGGCGTTCAGACTCATCAGATCATCCTTCGCCACATTCTGCCGAATGTGCTTTCGCCCGTTATCGTCGCGGCGACGCTCGGAGTTGGATCAGCCATCATTGCCGAGTCCACTCTTTCGTTCCTGGGATTGGGCTTTCCGCCGGATTTTCCAACCTGGGGGCGGATGCTCTTTGACGCGCAAAACTATCTCGAGCTGTCGCCGCACATGGCTTTTTTCCCAGGTCTGTTGATCTCCCTGACTGTGTTGTCCATCAACTATGTGGGTGACGGTCTGCGTGACGCATTGGATCCACGCCGAAAAACGTAA
- a CDS encoding GntR family transcriptional regulator, whose translation MRKTALLSDKTYQTIKYDIVTCALEPGQQIAQADLASRYRVGMTPVREALRQLAQEGFVNPIPRLGYIVSVITSDDVHEIYETRSILEAATVRLASLRGTEERLRQITAAANFTYKYKNRQSYAEFLDQNKQFHLSIAQATENRRLTELVTRTLDELTRVFHLGLDLRDSAKEMRDDHCALAQAIQKRDADLAVQLVQGEIARSQERVLEALAHIPHRSLTTQGTLELGRRRFHA comes from the coding sequence ATGAGAAAAACCGCGCTTCTTTCTGACAAAACGTATCAAACGATCAAGTACGACATCGTCACGTGCGCGCTCGAACCGGGGCAACAAATCGCACAAGCCGACCTGGCTTCCCGCTATCGCGTCGGCATGACGCCCGTCCGCGAAGCGCTGCGCCAACTCGCGCAAGAAGGATTTGTCAATCCGATTCCACGCCTCGGCTATATCGTCAGCGTCATTACGTCGGACGATGTGCACGAAATTTATGAAACGCGAAGTATCTTGGAAGCGGCTACCGTGCGCCTGGCATCTTTGCGCGGGACTGAAGAACGCCTGCGCCAGATCACCGCCGCCGCCAACTTTACCTACAAGTACAAGAACCGGCAAAGCTATGCCGAGTTTCTCGATCAGAACAAACAGTTCCATCTCTCCATCGCCCAGGCAACCGAGAATCGCCGACTGACGGAATTGGTCACGCGAACCCTGGACGAACTGACCAGAGTATTTCATCTCGGTTTGGATCTCCGCGATAGCGCCAAAGAGATGCGCGACGATCATTGTGCGTTGGCGCAAGCGATTCAAAAACGCGATGCCGATCTCGCCGTCCAGCTCGTTCAGGGCGAAATCGCGCGCTCCCAAGAACGCGTCCTCGAAGCCCTCGCGCATATTCCGCACCGGTCTCTCACGACGCAAGGTACGCTTGAGTTAGGGCGGCGCAGATTTCACGCGTGA
- a CDS encoding aminotransferase class V-fold PLP-dependent enzyme codes for MQSNAATIESLDQTTWGNAQAAFLNAYPEFQTTRDLDEIRATEYARLDRSGHIYLDYTGGGLYADSQIRAHADLLLSNVLGNPHSTNPSSLATTRLVEQARKAVLDFFDASPEDYVVIFTLNASGALKLVGESYPFGAGDQYVLTFDNHNSVNGIREFAHARGAQVTYAPMLPPTMRIDEKRLTALLEHAVPGRNNLLAYPAQSNFSGVQHPLEWITKAQTQGWDVLLDAAAFVPTNRLDLSRWHPDFVTLSFYKIFGYPTGVGCLLARRATLAKLRRPWFAGGTITVASVQGNRFYFQPGAEAFEDGTLNYLNLPAIAIGLRHIARIGMDKIHIRVRCLTGWLLNELEQIRHSNGERLVRIYGPLDTTMRGGTLALNLYDARGHFIDHRLVEQRANQVNISLRTGCFCNPGSGELALGIEPSELNTCFADKSQMTLDDFRRCIDDKSTGAVRISVGWVTNFHDVYRLTQFVRSFVDRNFEP; via the coding sequence ATGCAATCTAATGCGGCAACGATAGAATCGTTAGATCAAACAACGTGGGGCAACGCGCAAGCCGCGTTTCTAAACGCTTACCCCGAATTTCAAACCACGCGCGACCTGGACGAAATCCGCGCAACGGAATACGCGCGCCTGGATCGGTCTGGACACATCTATCTCGACTACACCGGCGGCGGACTCTACGCCGATTCCCAGATACGCGCACACGCCGACCTTTTGTTGAGTAATGTGCTCGGCAATCCCCATTCGACTAATCCCTCGTCGCTCGCCACGACGCGCTTGGTCGAGCAAGCGCGGAAAGCCGTGCTTGATTTTTTCGACGCCTCGCCAGAAGACTATGTTGTCATCTTTACGCTGAACGCCAGCGGCGCGCTGAAACTCGTAGGGGAATCGTATCCGTTTGGCGCGGGCGATCAGTACGTCCTGACCTTCGACAATCACAACTCGGTCAATGGCATTCGCGAATTCGCGCATGCGCGCGGGGCGCAAGTTACCTACGCGCCAATGCTGCCACCGACGATGCGGATTGACGAAAAGCGACTGACCGCCCTTTTGGAACATGCCGTGCCGGGGAGAAACAATCTCTTGGCGTATCCGGCGCAGTCCAATTTTTCCGGCGTCCAACATCCGTTGGAGTGGATTACAAAGGCGCAAACACAGGGCTGGGATGTGTTGCTCGATGCTGCCGCATTCGTGCCGACGAATCGCCTCGACCTGAGTCGGTGGCACCCGGATTTTGTGACGCTCTCGTTCTATAAAATATTCGGCTATCCCACCGGCGTCGGTTGTTTGTTAGCGCGTCGCGCGACCTTGGCGAAACTGCGGCGTCCCTGGTTTGCCGGCGGAACGATCACGGTCGCTTCGGTCCAAGGCAATCGCTTCTATTTTCAACCGGGCGCGGAGGCATTCGAGGACGGCACACTCAACTATCTGAACCTGCCCGCGATCGCGATCGGCTTGCGGCATATCGCGCGCATCGGCATGGACAAAATTCACATTCGCGTCCGATGTCTGACGGGCTGGTTGTTGAACGAGTTGGAGCAGATTCGGCATAGCAACGGCGAACGGCTCGTCCGCATCTATGGACCTCTGGACACGACGATGCGCGGCGGCACGCTCGCGTTGAATTTGTACGATGCGCGCGGGCATTTTATTGATCATCGCTTGGTCGAACAGCGCGCGAACCAGGTCAATATCTCTTTACGCACCGGTTGCTTTTGCAATCCAGGGAGTGGCGAGCTGGCGCTTGGCATCGAGCCATCCGAATTGAACACCTGCTTTGCCGACAAGTCCCAAATGACGCTTGACGATTTCAGGCGTTGCATTGACGACAAGAGCACCGGCGCAGTCCGCATTTCGGTTGGATGGGTCACCAATTTTCATGACGTGTATCGCTTGACTCAGTTCGTTCGGAGTTTTGTGGACCGCAATTTCGAGCCGTAG
- a CDS encoding cupredoxin domain-containing protein: protein MKRSACVFILFVVLALALTACGGAPSRVQEVQVETTEFKFLPATIQVEAGRPVKLTLLNKGAVEHDLSVVEILLSDVKTTTDSHGHDMSNMPVQPKLHIAAVAGKSSVIEFTPTRPGTYDVLCTVAGHKEAGMLAKLVVK from the coding sequence ATGAAACGATCCGCGTGTGTGTTCATATTGTTCGTCGTGCTCGCGCTTGCATTGACGGCGTGCGGCGGAGCGCCAAGTCGGGTACAAGAGGTGCAAGTCGAAACGACCGAGTTCAAGTTCCTGCCCGCGACGATTCAAGTTGAAGCCGGCAGACCGGTGAAACTGACTCTGCTCAACAAGGGCGCGGTCGAGCACGACTTGAGCGTCGTCGAAATTTTGCTGTCCGATGTCAAGACGACGACGGACTCGCATGGTCACGATATGAGCAATATGCCAGTTCAACCGAAACTGCACATCGCCGCTGTCGCCGGCAAATCGAGTGTCATCGAGTTTACGCCGACGCGACCTGGGACGTACGATGTGCTCTGCACCGTGGCGGGTCACAAAGAGGCAGGGATGCTCGCCAAACTCGTCGTCAAATAA
- a CDS encoding Rieske (2Fe-2S) protein, whose amino-acid sequence MDAQTDWQTPNVSRRGFLRWLLGFSVVSTIAGIFVPVIGYLLPVSRQGVGYQGPTMIGAVADFPVGTGKVMAVNDKPVIIVNTKAGGIKAFSAICTHLGCVVDWKKEKSAIISPCHDGRFNPVTGAVIGGPPPRPLPPYEIVIKAGKVYVGKPQGQIYGS is encoded by the coding sequence ATGGATGCGCAAACCGATTGGCAAACGCCAAATGTCTCGCGGCGCGGTTTCTTGCGATGGTTGCTTGGCTTTTCGGTCGTCAGTACGATCGCGGGCATTTTTGTTCCCGTCATCGGATACCTCTTGCCCGTTTCGCGCCAAGGTGTGGGCTACCAAGGTCCTACGATGATTGGGGCAGTCGCGGATTTCCCGGTTGGCACGGGCAAAGTGATGGCGGTGAATGACAAACCCGTTATCATCGTTAACACGAAAGCAGGCGGAATTAAAGCATTCTCCGCGATCTGCACGCACCTGGGTTGTGTGGTGGATTGGAAAAAAGAAAAAAGCGCCATCATTTCGCCGTGCCACGATGGACGATTCAACCCAGTTACAGGCGCGGTCATTGGCGGACCGCCGCCGCGCCCGCTACCGCCGTATGAAATCGTGATCAAAGCCGGTAAGGTGTACGTCGGCAAACCGCAAGGGCAAATCTACGGGTCGTAA
- a CDS encoding DUF2933 domain-containing protein — MNHDHTKHMFLMLACCLVPFALILAVSVFGLSLGALQPLVPFALVLMCPLMMIFMMRGTLAPHARPEVSAKSAGVGHDHSAADAHQHPMSTQHTEVSQSTQLAETKTPVEQKSCH, encoded by the coding sequence ATGAATCACGATCACACAAAACACATGTTCCTGATGCTCGCGTGTTGTCTCGTTCCGTTCGCGCTGATTCTCGCGGTCAGTGTGTTTGGACTCTCGCTCGGCGCATTGCAACCGCTCGTTCCGTTCGCGCTCGTGTTGATGTGCCCGCTGATGATGATTTTCATGATGCGCGGGACACTTGCCCCGCACGCAAGACCAGAGGTCTCTGCAAAGAGTGCTGGTGTGGGACACGACCACAGCGCGGCGGACGCGCATCAGCATCCCATGAGCACCCAGCACACTGAGGTATCCCAGTCCACACAACTGGCAGAAACAAAAACGCCAGTGGAGCAGAAGAGTTGTCACTAG
- a CDS encoding cation transporter — translation MNTRQISFAIEGMFSANCAVTLERALTRLDGVIAARVNYATERATVTFDPARVSAIAMVGVAQGEGFDVPRQRIVLNVADLIYASSTRTMEKVLARMDGVAHVSVDLNAQQITLDVLNEYVNHTNFANEIAALGMRVIDQPAQNATRPFVLRALAMIALALLSLVSAGAHAGLFEAGILHAPLVVIAISVVIAYGIARRFYRVAFETVLLRGIFDVSVVIALVASAGLFFGLPLALLTPTGAFTSAGFIVSIGLTAGWFSARAVTLIQKPAWQNQVARQIALGLLAEPHDANPHTK, via the coding sequence ATGAACACACGCCAAATCTCATTTGCCATAGAAGGAATGTTTAGCGCGAATTGTGCGGTCACGCTCGAGCGCGCGTTGACGCGGCTCGATGGGGTCATCGCCGCGCGCGTGAACTATGCGACCGAACGCGCGACCGTCACCTTCGATCCCGCGCGCGTATCGGCAATCGCGATGGTGGGTGTGGCGCAAGGCGAAGGATTTGATGTGCCGCGCCAACGGATCGTACTGAACGTGGCGGACTTGATCTACGCGAGTTCGACGCGCACCATGGAAAAAGTTTTGGCGCGAATGGATGGCGTGGCGCACGTGTCGGTTGACTTGAACGCGCAACAGATCACGTTAGACGTGCTCAACGAATATGTGAATCACACCAATTTCGCAAACGAAATCGCCGCACTGGGCATGCGCGTGATTGATCAACCCGCGCAAAACGCGACGCGCCCGTTCGTTCTGCGCGCCCTCGCGATGATCGCGTTGGCTCTGCTCAGTCTCGTGAGCGCGGGCGCGCACGCGGGTCTCTTCGAGGCAGGCATCCTGCACGCGCCGCTTGTCGTCATCGCGATTTCGGTCGTCATTGCCTACGGGATTGCGCGGCGATTCTATCGCGTGGCGTTTGAAACGGTTCTCCTGCGCGGTATCTTCGACGTGAGTGTAGTGATTGCGCTGGTCGCCTCCGCCGGTTTGTTTTTCGGATTGCCGTTGGCATTGCTTACGCCGACGGGCGCGTTCACGAGTGCTGGTTTCATCGTTTCGATTGGACTGACGGCTGGATGGTTCAGCGCGCGCGCGGTGACTTTGATTCAAAAACCCGCGTGGCAAAATCAAGTCGCACGGCAAATCGCGTTGGGATTGCTTGCGGAACCGCACGACGCCAACCCTCATACGAAATAG
- a CDS encoding DoxX family protein, which produces MARLAAYRNGEMTDPPITRFIFSDTRFAWIWLIVRLYMSYTWITSGWGKFNNPAWLNTGDALKGYWVNALKLDPKPVITFDWYRVFIQFLVDTQAYVWFAKLVVFGELLIGIALLVGAFTGIAAFFGGFMNWNFMMAGTTSVNPVFFTLSILLIFAWKTAGYWGLDRYLLPALGTPWKPGFIASPPKRASGSALAE; this is translated from the coding sequence ATGGCACGACTCGCTGCATATCGAAACGGAGAGATGACTGACCCACCCATCACGCGGTTCATTTTCTCGGACACGCGTTTTGCGTGGATCTGGTTGATCGTACGGCTGTACATGTCGTACACTTGGATCACGTCGGGGTGGGGCAAGTTCAACAATCCTGCATGGCTGAATACGGGCGATGCGCTCAAGGGCTATTGGGTCAACGCGCTCAAGCTAGATCCCAAACCCGTGATTACGTTCGATTGGTACCGCGTATTCATTCAATTCTTGGTGGATACGCAAGCGTACGTGTGGTTTGCTAAACTCGTCGTGTTCGGCGAATTGCTCATCGGCATCGCGCTATTGGTTGGCGCGTTCACCGGCATCGCCGCATTCTTCGGCGGGTTTATGAACTGGAATTTTATGATGGCAGGCACGACGAGCGTCAATCCGGTTTTCTTCACGCTCTCGATCTTGTTGATCTTCGCGTGGAAGACTGCCGGGTACTGGGGGCTTGACCGCTATCTGTTGCCGGCGCTCGGCACACCGTGGAAACCTGGGTTTATCGCCAGTCCACCCAAACGCGCGTCTGGCTCCGCGCTCGCCGAATAA